From the genome of bacterium, one region includes:
- a CDS encoding TIGR00282 family metallophosphoesterase: protein MKILFIGDIIGQGGRTVVRRLLPEIIRDYKIDFCIANGENAAGGLGITPQIAQQLLEEKIDVLTSGNHIWDKKDILDFISTERRLLRPANYPKAPGHSAEVYTTGDGEKVGVLNLSGRVYMAPLDCPFRTAVSKTSELQRECTTIIVDFHAEATSEKQAMGWYLDGEVSAVIGTHTHVQTADATILPKGTAYITDAGMTGPFDSVIGVEKDIAIQKFLTQMPYKFQVAKTDLRLNGVVIDVESNTGLARNIQRLQISM, encoded by the coding sequence ATGAAAATACTCTTTATCGGTGATATTATCGGACAGGGTGGACGGACAGTAGTCCGCAGGTTACTCCCTGAAATAATACGGGATTATAAGATCGACTTTTGCATTGCCAATGGTGAGAATGCAGCCGGCGGCCTGGGGATAACCCCTCAGATCGCGCAGCAGCTCCTGGAGGAAAAAATCGATGTTCTTACCTCAGGGAACCATATCTGGGATAAAAAGGATATCCTCGATTTTATTTCCACCGAAAGGCGGCTGCTTCGGCCTGCCAATTATCCGAAAGCACCGGGGCACTCTGCCGAAGTCTATACAACCGGGGATGGAGAGAAGGTCGGGGTACTGAACCTTTCCGGACGGGTTTACATGGCTCCTCTGGATTGCCCTTTCCGGACAGCCGTGTCCAAAACTTCAGAGTTACAGCGGGAGTGCACTACTATCATTGTGGATTTTCACGCTGAGGCCACCTCGGAAAAACAGGCTATGGGCTGGTACCTGGACGGGGAAGTCAGCGCGGTAATCGGCACCCACACCCATGTCCAGACTGCCGATGCCACGATCCTTCCCAAAGGTACCGCTTATATAACCGATGCGGGCATGACCGGCCCCTTTGACTCGGTGATCGGAGTTGAAAAAGATATCGCCATCCAAAAGTTCCTGACCCAGATGCCGTATAAGTTTCAGGTTGCCAAAACTGACCTGCGGCTGAATGGCGTGGTGATTGATGTCGAGTCGAATACCGGCCTGGCCAGAAATATCCAAAGGCTGCAAATCAGCATGTGA